A genomic window from Acidobacteriota bacterium includes:
- a CDS encoding exopolyphosphatase, protein MRLLTRSDFDGLVCGVLLAEAGVIDSYHFVHPKDVQDGLVQVTANDVLTNVPFIPGCGLWFDHHSSEMERLKLMKEHHFRGTSAPSPSCARLVYNYFGGRERFRKFDESGLMDAVDRSDSGQVTMEEVMNPRGWMLVSFIMDARTGLDRYSDYRITIQELMKDMIRYCRTLPVDQVLKVPDVQERVTRYFEQEKAYEEMIRSCAAALGNVLLIDLHDVKEIVSGNRFKEYVLFPGQNVSLRVLWGRGRLRMVFSCGHSIFNRTCRTDVGSLLLKYGGGGHKMVGTCQVPAERWETVRDELIGALRE, encoded by the coding sequence ATGAGACTCCTGACCCGGTCCGATTTCGACGGCTTGGTATGTGGGGTGCTGCTGGCGGAAGCCGGGGTGATCGACAGCTACCACTTCGTCCACCCCAAGGACGTCCAGGACGGCCTGGTCCAGGTCACCGCCAACGACGTCCTGACCAACGTTCCCTTCATCCCGGGCTGCGGGCTCTGGTTCGACCACCACTCCAGCGAGATGGAACGTCTCAAGCTCATGAAAGAGCACCACTTCAGGGGCACGAGCGCCCCGTCGCCCAGTTGCGCGCGCCTGGTCTACAACTACTTCGGGGGCCGGGAGCGTTTCCGCAAATTCGACGAGTCCGGCCTCATGGACGCCGTGGACCGGAGCGACAGCGGCCAGGTCACCATGGAAGAGGTCATGAACCCCCGGGGGTGGATGCTGGTCTCCTTCATCATGGACGCCCGGACGGGCCTCGATCGCTACAGCGATTACCGGATCACCATCCAGGAACTCATGAAGGACATGATCCGCTACTGCCGGACCCTGCCCGTCGACCAGGTCCTGAAGGTCCCCGACGTGCAGGAACGCGTCACCCGTTACTTCGAGCAGGAGAAGGCCTACGAGGAGATGATCCGCTCCTGTGCCGCGGCTCTCGGGAACGTCCTGCTGATCGACCTCCACGACGTGAAGGAGATCGTCTCGGGGAACCGTTTCAAGGAGTACGTCCTCTTCCCCGGCCAGAACGTCTCCCTGCGCGTCCTGTGGGGCCGGGGGCGCCTCCGGATGGTCTTCTCCTGCGGCCACAGCATTTTCAACCGCACCTGCCGGACGGACGTCGGTTCGCTCCTTCTCAAGTACGGGGGCGGAGGCCACAAGATGGTGGGGACCTGCCAGGTGCCCGCCGAACGGTGGGAGACGGTGCGGGACGAGCTGATCGGCGCCCTGCGCGAGTGA